Part of the Vibrio sp. SCSIO 43137 genome, GTCTCGGATTCACCTGAACCCACGATAAGCTGACCTTCTACGCCGACGTTTGATTGATAGATGGCTTGCAAGGCGGCTACAGCGAACTGCTTCTCACCTAACGTGCCGTTGTCGATGACATTGTTAAAGGCTTCAATCTGAGGCTCTGGTAGGCCTGTTTCAGCCCATTTAGTCATCGCATCATAGACTTCCTGACCGCCTACAGCGTCGAATAACACACGGTTCTCTTGCTCCATGCGCAACGCTTCGTTCTCTTCACGGAGGCGTTTAGTTTCAGGGTCTTCTTCAGCCTCTTCTTCCTCTTCAGCCTCGGCTTCTGTCTCTGCTTCAACCTCTTCAGATTCAGCTTCAGGTTGTTCTTCAGCTTCAGGTTGTTCGATGTGCTCAGAGGCGGCCTCAGCTTCAGGAACGGTCTCCACTGCATTACCTTGGTCATCCACGATGTCTGCGCCTGCGGCTGCTGCTAGTGCTTCTTGTTCTTGAGGTTTAAGTTCGTCTTGCATGATGTTTTATTCCTATTGTTGGCCTTGAGCCATTTGAAGTAATTGACCGCCGTTCTGCTGTGCGAACTGGGTGGCCTGTTGTTGTTGAGCGAACGCCGCCTTCTCCTCTTCAGTACGCATCAGACCATCTGTCTCGATTTGCAGTGAAGCGGCGTAGCGTTTGAATAGTTCGCCTAAGTTCATCTCACTTTCGGCCTTGTCTGCGCCTACCTGCTGGATTAGCCCAACAAAGGTATTAAGTCGCTGAAGGTCGGCTGAGCGTCCAATACCCTCTACACCAGTAATGACGATTGGAGTAAAGGTCTCTTCTTTAAAGTGAGGTAGCGTTCCGTCTCTCTCCATGTGGCCGAGAAGAACGTGAACAAGTGGTAGCTGTAAGCTCTGAGCTAACTGGCTGTACATACCTCCCAGACCTTCTTCTAGCATCTGCGAGATAGCTCGAATCTCTTCGGCTGTCACACGTTCTGCATCTCGCCTCACGGCGCTGGTCATTAGGAAGGCTTCAGATAGAGCCTGATTAATCTCATTGCGTAGCTGTTGCGCCATCGCTAAGTCATGCGCTTTGTCCAACTGAAGGCATCCGATATCATCTGGATTACCTTGAAGGAAGTCACCATTCTTAGCTTTAGCTAGTTTGGTCGCTCTGGTCGAGCTATTAGGCTTAACCAAGAATAGAACCTTAGAGGCGGCTACTGAGGCCTGAGTAATTGCCTTTACGAGTGACTCCAAGGTATTGAGGTCGCCTAAGTGCTCCTCACAGAATGAGCGTCCGTAGTCTTCACCGTCGAGACGGCTTAGAGCTGACACAATGTAAGGACAACGGTCTTTACGGTAGCGTCCTTTTGACTTTGGAAGGACAATACCTTCGCACTCTTGGTGTTCGTACCATGTGTTCCCTCGAAGCTCTACTACCGTGTAGACTGTCACGTCCTTACGGGGAGCTGTCTTAAGGTTCTTACGTTCGACCACCTGAGCCTGTGTCTTGTCATCAAGGCGCTTAAAGTTAACCTTCTCACAGATAATGAGCTTGATTACCTCGCCTTCGTTATCACGCATCACGACATACTTGTCCAGACGGTAGAAACGGACTGACTTAGTGCCTATCTTCAGGACACCGTTTCCGGTCACTAGTAGGTGCTTGACCACCTCAAAGAGATGAGAACGTAGGGCTCGTCGCTCCATGTTCTGCACAATAGCGCCTTCTGTCTGAGATAGTGCCTTCTCCAA contains:
- a CDS encoding portal protein, whose protein sequence is MSQSPTQQLYTRLKTERDPYLTRGRLCAGLTIPSLLPEEGQDENTQFAVPYSGFGARAVKQLASKIVTGLFPPSHPFVRLMIPEDMVSGDITDDQASDLEKALSQTEGAIVQNMERRALRSHLFEVVKHLLVTGNGVLKIGTKSVRFYRLDKYVVMRDNEGEVIKLIICEKVNFKRLDDKTQAQVVERKNLKTAPRKDVTVYTVVELRGNTWYEHQECEGIVLPKSKGRYRKDRCPYIVSALSRLDGEDYGRSFCEEHLGDLNTLESLVKAITQASVAASKVLFLVKPNSSTRATKLAKAKNGDFLQGNPDDIGCLQLDKAHDLAMAQQLRNEINQALSEAFLMTSAVRRDAERVTAEEIRAISQMLEEGLGGMYSQLAQSLQLPLVHVLLGHMERDGTLPHFKEETFTPIVITGVEGIGRSADLQRLNTFVGLIQQVGADKAESEMNLGELFKRYAASLQIETDGLMRTEEEKAAFAQQQQATQFAQQNGGQLLQMAQGQQ